A window of the Fundidesulfovibrio magnetotacticus genome harbors these coding sequences:
- a CDS encoding alpha-2-macroglobulin family protein, whose amino-acid sequence MSHDAPQSSAVKSLVIVILLLVVAVQGWFLWRGGEPASQAPAAPEAAKPEAAKPEAPKPDTPKAEAPKSDPAAPGDAVEVAVFRQNTNRPGEVIVSFTRPVGEAESSGPLVQAPFRIEPDVPGVWHWAGPYILRFTSQDKKGVDPARTYTFTAVPEAILPKGGKLGGRTQFTVRPAPLAVHRFSAEPDPVPGKPGVYVVRGSVSFSRQMQPREMEKALRLVDPRLGPDKPVPLHILLDQEGTSPVVRFESDPVQADDKTRMFTLLVDKDATRSDEGFVLDQTQAYAFPVVHASALKPRDPGAWEEYRKGFRLNFSAKVDPDALREQARFEPPLEGVSFSRDEEGLWVSGNFRYGVRYALVLPPGFAAVDGAKLEREARVPLAVPDQKPTARFANPGVFLPKSGAGKVALETVNLKAAKLRVERVFRNNIFFALNYYGEQAFDDDGGYGDVLPYLGDAVAEEDFKFPAPRNQAVSTPVDLTRLVKGTEPGLYRLTVAQEDGESSPAQRWMLVTDLGVAAKRGRDDLLVWVSSFKDVSSVAGARVKVISNRNQVLVQGVTDAKGVWRAKGLAALPEGTEPYMISVEKDADYAFLLFDRFGTDMTGLDVSGVEVAQAGYQAFTWGERDIYRPGETVRGVTAVRDPKLKTPPPMPLKLVWSDPQGREAAVETLRTDAQGLASFARAMPSHAPTGAWTLDVLAGEEPIGQYRFQVEDFQPDRIAVTVLPQVERAGPGQELAFGVRADYLFGAPAAGLPGEASVVLTAAPFTPKGFEAYAFGTSERAFENVNLLRQEIQTDAEGKAALSAAIPQGLKPPAALMAVVTARVSEHAGRGVGSRVKIPVDAYQAYPGLKRPAEQGLAPGTPHAFEYVVVDPQGKEAQPKALVAELYEDRWQTVLRRAEEGTGYKYETKRDSRLVERRRLENPGAKGEVTFTPPKYGSYRLSLTDPDTGAACQITFWAAGDGYNPWAMENPARLELVPAKTDHAVGETARLQVRAPFPGRLLVTVESTEVLDHYVVDLPENTGEVSIPIKAGYAPNVYVTGMLARKGADVLPGQAGRAFGAVSLGVAREAGRMEVSLEAPARMEPHKPLTVTAKADPGAMVTLAVVDEGILQLVAQKTPDPWAVFYARRALEVRSFDTFALLLPEVKALARKAPAGGDDASRFLRTESPQGERSVAFWSGPLKADARGIVRFTVDVPAFQGALRVMAVAAGGARFGSAQHFVRVRSPLALLPTFPRFAQLGESMRLPVTVRNDTGQDGEFQVSLQATGALRSVDQPRREAIAAGKDKTVFFGVKASDAEGLASLAFLAEGGGFKAEARTELLVRSPLPAVSRIRQGVTEGSATEFPAAEDQGFLVGTVQRTLRVGRFPLVRFAGKLESLLGYPYGCLEQTVSRAFPLVYLSALARELEPRALEKGSPEAMVQQGVSRALAMQLPSGGFGMWPGAEKEQPWAGVWATHFLVEASRAGHQVPEKALSLALGNLGSQVKRRHQGGQLKTQAYALYVLALAGKPDRGVMDSLAAKPKDGPALPADAKALLAAAYAATGNAKAAEGQLAGLGAPEAAPPADDLFDSPLRAQALTLAALTDVNPSSQATAQAARDLTRGLEARPALSTQEAGMAFMALGKLYARQAALPACQGELKASGTGVARIDTARTSLLRDLPAGPLTLALPGCAPGSAFYSLDDRGIPATASHKALAAGLELKREFLDRDGKPLDMARLPSGTLVAVKVSVRSTSGPLRHVAVSQLLPPGLDVQNPRIDTADRLPWMEKIAPVGYSDYRADRVNVFLDLEGGEWADTYTLCRAVIPGSYTLPPVRAEAMYFPEIAAQTELGALTVEGGR is encoded by the coding sequence ATGAGCCACGACGCCCCGCAGTCGTCCGCCGTCAAGTCGTTGGTGATCGTCATCCTGCTGCTGGTGGTGGCGGTGCAGGGCTGGTTCCTCTGGCGCGGCGGGGAACCGGCGTCCCAGGCCCCGGCGGCCCCCGAGGCGGCCAAGCCCGAGGCGGCCAAGCCCGAAGCGCCCAAACCTGATACGCCCAAGGCCGAGGCTCCCAAGTCAGACCCCGCCGCCCCTGGCGATGCCGTGGAGGTGGCGGTGTTCCGCCAGAACACGAACCGCCCCGGCGAGGTGATCGTCTCCTTCACCCGGCCCGTGGGCGAGGCCGAATCCTCGGGGCCGCTGGTCCAGGCTCCCTTCCGCATCGAACCAGACGTGCCCGGCGTGTGGCACTGGGCAGGCCCCTACATCCTGCGCTTCACCTCCCAGGACAAGAAGGGCGTCGATCCCGCCCGCACCTACACCTTCACCGCCGTGCCCGAGGCCATCCTGCCCAAGGGCGGCAAGCTTGGCGGGCGCACGCAGTTCACGGTGCGCCCCGCGCCCCTGGCCGTGCACCGTTTCTCCGCCGAGCCCGACCCCGTGCCCGGCAAGCCCGGGGTCTACGTGGTGCGCGGCTCCGTGAGCTTCTCGCGCCAGATGCAGCCCCGGGAAATGGAGAAGGCCCTGCGCCTGGTGGACCCCCGCCTCGGCCCCGACAAGCCCGTGCCCCTGCACATCCTCCTGGACCAGGAGGGCACGAGCCCCGTGGTGCGCTTCGAGTCCGACCCCGTGCAGGCCGACGACAAGACGCGCATGTTCACCCTGCTGGTGGACAAGGACGCCACCCGCTCCGACGAGGGCTTCGTGCTGGACCAGACCCAGGCCTACGCCTTCCCGGTGGTGCACGCCTCGGCGCTCAAGCCGCGCGACCCCGGCGCGTGGGAGGAATACCGCAAGGGCTTCCGCCTGAACTTCTCCGCCAAGGTGGACCCCGACGCCCTGCGCGAGCAGGCCCGCTTCGAGCCGCCCCTGGAGGGCGTGAGCTTCTCGCGCGACGAGGAGGGCCTGTGGGTCTCGGGCAATTTCCGCTACGGGGTGCGCTACGCCCTGGTGCTGCCCCCGGGCTTCGCGGCCGTGGACGGCGCGAAGCTGGAGCGTGAGGCGCGCGTCCCCCTGGCCGTGCCCGACCAGAAGCCCACGGCGCGCTTCGCCAATCCGGGCGTGTTCCTGCCCAAGAGCGGCGCGGGCAAGGTGGCCCTGGAGACCGTGAACCTCAAGGCCGCCAAGCTGCGCGTGGAGCGCGTCTTCCGCAACAACATCTTCTTCGCCCTCAACTACTACGGCGAGCAGGCCTTTGACGACGACGGCGGCTACGGCGACGTGCTCCCCTACCTGGGCGACGCCGTGGCCGAGGAGGACTTCAAGTTCCCCGCGCCCCGCAACCAGGCCGTGTCCACCCCCGTGGACCTGACCCGGCTCGTGAAGGGCACGGAGCCCGGCCTCTACCGCCTCACCGTGGCCCAGGAGGACGGCGAGTCCAGCCCGGCCCAGCGCTGGATGCTCGTCACGGACCTGGGCGTGGCAGCCAAGCGCGGCCGCGACGACCTGCTCGTGTGGGTCAGCTCCTTCAAGGACGTCTCCAGCGTGGCCGGGGCGCGCGTGAAGGTCATCTCCAACCGCAACCAGGTGCTGGTCCAGGGCGTCACGGACGCCAAGGGCGTCTGGCGCGCCAAGGGGCTGGCCGCCCTGCCCGAGGGCACCGAACCGTACATGATTTCCGTGGAGAAGGACGCCGACTACGCCTTCCTGCTCTTCGACCGCTTCGGCACGGACATGACCGGCCTGGACGTGTCCGGCGTGGAGGTGGCCCAGGCGGGCTACCAGGCCTTCACCTGGGGCGAACGCGACATCTACCGCCCCGGCGAGACCGTGCGCGGCGTAACCGCCGTGCGCGACCCCAAGCTCAAGACCCCGCCGCCCATGCCCCTCAAACTGGTCTGGAGCGACCCCCAGGGCCGCGAGGCCGCCGTGGAGACCCTGCGCACGGACGCCCAGGGCCTGGCCTCCTTCGCCCGGGCCATGCCCTCCCACGCCCCAACCGGGGCCTGGACCCTGGACGTGCTGGCGGGCGAGGAGCCCATCGGCCAGTACCGCTTCCAGGTGGAGGACTTCCAGCCCGACCGCATCGCCGTGACCGTGCTGCCCCAGGTGGAGCGCGCGGGGCCCGGCCAGGAGCTGGCCTTCGGCGTGCGCGCCGACTACCTCTTCGGCGCGCCCGCCGCCGGGTTGCCCGGCGAGGCCAGCGTGGTGCTCACCGCCGCCCCCTTCACCCCCAAGGGCTTCGAGGCCTACGCCTTCGGCACCAGCGAGCGCGCCTTCGAGAACGTGAACCTGCTGCGCCAGGAGATCCAGACCGACGCCGAGGGCAAGGCCGCCCTTTCGGCCGCCATCCCCCAGGGGCTCAAGCCCCCGGCGGCGCTCATGGCCGTGGTCACGGCCCGGGTCTCGGAGCACGCCGGGCGCGGCGTGGGCTCGCGGGTGAAGATCCCCGTGGACGCCTACCAGGCCTATCCGGGCCTCAAGCGCCCGGCCGAGCAGGGCCTGGCCCCGGGGACGCCCCACGCCTTCGAGTACGTGGTGGTGGACCCCCAGGGCAAAGAGGCCCAGCCCAAGGCCCTGGTGGCCGAACTCTATGAGGACAGATGGCAGACCGTGCTGCGCCGCGCCGAGGAGGGCACGGGCTACAAGTACGAGACCAAGCGCGACTCGCGCCTCGTTGAGCGCCGCCGCCTGGAGAACCCCGGCGCAAAGGGCGAGGTGACCTTCACCCCGCCCAAGTACGGCAGCTACCGCCTGAGCCTCACCGACCCCGACACCGGCGCGGCCTGCCAGATCACTTTCTGGGCCGCGGGCGACGGCTACAACCCCTGGGCCATGGAGAACCCCGCCCGGCTGGAGCTGGTCCCCGCCAAGACCGACCACGCCGTGGGCGAGACGGCCAGGCTCCAGGTGCGCGCGCCCTTCCCGGGCAGGCTGCTGGTCACGGTGGAGTCCACCGAGGTCCTGGACCACTACGTGGTGGACCTGCCCGAGAACACCGGCGAGGTGAGCATCCCCATCAAGGCGGGCTACGCCCCCAACGTCTACGTCACGGGCATGCTGGCCCGCAAAGGCGCGGACGTGCTGCCCGGCCAGGCCGGGCGCGCCTTCGGGGCCGTGTCGCTGGGCGTGGCGCGTGAGGCAGGGCGCATGGAGGTCTCCCTCGAGGCCCCCGCGCGCATGGAGCCCCACAAGCCCCTCACGGTGACGGCCAAGGCCGACCCCGGGGCCATGGTCACCCTGGCCGTGGTGGACGAGGGCATCCTCCAGCTGGTGGCCCAGAAGACCCCGGACCCGTGGGCCGTCTTCTACGCCCGCCGCGCCCTGGAGGTGCGAAGCTTCGACACCTTCGCCCTGCTCCTGCCCGAGGTGAAGGCCCTGGCCCGCAAGGCCCCGGCGGGCGGCGACGACGCCTCCCGCTTCCTGCGCACCGAATCGCCCCAGGGCGAGCGCTCCGTGGCCTTCTGGTCCGGCCCGCTCAAGGCCGACGCGCGCGGCATCGTGCGCTTCACGGTGGACGTGCCCGCCTTCCAGGGCGCGCTGCGCGTGATGGCCGTGGCCGCCGGCGGGGCGCGCTTCGGCAGCGCCCAGCACTTCGTGCGCGTGCGAAGCCCCCTGGCGCTGTTGCCCACGTTCCCCCGCTTCGCCCAGCTGGGCGAGTCCATGCGCCTGCCCGTCACAGTGCGCAACGACACCGGCCAGGACGGCGAATTCCAGGTGTCCCTGCAGGCCACGGGCGCTCTGCGAAGCGTCGACCAGCCCCGGCGCGAGGCCATCGCGGCGGGCAAGGACAAAACGGTCTTCTTCGGCGTGAAGGCCTCCGACGCCGAAGGCCTGGCCTCCCTGGCCTTCCTGGCCGAGGGCGGCGGGTTCAAGGCCGAGGCGCGCACGGAACTCCTGGTGCGTTCGCCCCTGCCCGCCGTGAGCCGCATCCGGCAGGGGGTCACGGAGGGGTCGGCAACGGAGTTCCCGGCCGCCGAGGACCAGGGCTTCCTGGTCGGCACGGTCCAGCGCACGCTGCGCGTGGGGCGTTTCCCCCTGGTGCGCTTCGCGGGCAAGCTGGAGAGCCTGCTGGGCTATCCCTACGGCTGCCTGGAGCAGACAGTGTCCCGGGCGTTCCCCCTCGTCTACCTCTCGGCCCTGGCCCGGGAGCTGGAGCCGCGCGCCCTGGAGAAGGGCTCGCCGGAGGCCATGGTGCAGCAGGGCGTGAGCCGCGCCCTGGCCATGCAGCTGCCCTCGGGCGGCTTCGGGATGTGGCCCGGGGCCGAGAAGGAGCAGCCCTGGGCGGGCGTGTGGGCCACGCACTTCCTGGTGGAGGCCTCCCGGGCTGGCCATCAGGTGCCGGAAAAGGCCCTCTCCCTGGCCCTGGGCAACCTGGGCTCCCAGGTGAAGCGCCGCCACCAGGGCGGCCAGCTCAAGACCCAGGCCTACGCCCTCTACGTGCTGGCCCTGGCCGGAAAACCCGACCGGGGCGTGATGGACTCCCTGGCCGCCAAGCCCAAGGACGGCCCGGCCCTGCCCGCCGACGCCAAGGCCCTGCTGGCGGCGGCTTACGCGGCCACGGGCAACGCCAAGGCCGCCGAGGGTCAGCTGGCGGGGCTCGGCGCGCCCGAGGCCGCGCCCCCGGCGGACGACCTCTTCGACTCCCCCCTGCGCGCCCAGGCCCTGACCCTGGCCGCCCTGACGGACGTGAACCCCTCGTCCCAGGCCACGGCCCAGGCCGCCCGCGACCTCACGCGGGGGCTGGAGGCCCGCCCGGCGCTCTCCACCCAGGAGGCGGGCATGGCCTTCATGGCCCTGGGCAAGCTCTACGCCCGCCAGGCGGCCCTGCCCGCCTGCCAGGGCGAGCTGAAGGCCTCGGGAACCGGCGTGGCCCGCATCGACACCGCCCGGACGAGCCTCCTGCGCGACCTGCCCGCGGGACCCCTGACCCTTGCCCTGCCCGGGTGCGCGCCGGGGTCGGCCTTCTACAGCCTGGACGACCGGGGCATCCCCGCCACGGCCTCCCACAAGGCGCTGGCCGCCGGGCTGGAGCTGAAACGCGAGTTCCTGGACCGCGACGGCAAGCCCCTGGACATGGCGCGCCTGCCCTCGGGAACGCTGGTGGCGGTGAAGGTGTCGGTGCGCTCCACCTCGGGGCCGCTGCGCCACGTGGCCGTGTCGCAGCTCCTGCCCCCGGGGCTCGACGTGCAGAACCCGCGCATCGACACGGCCGACCGCCTGCCCTGGATGGAGAAGATCGCCCCCGTGGGCTACTCGGACTACCGCGCCGACCGCGTGAACGTCTTCCTGGACCTGGAGGGCGGCGAATGGGCCGACACCTACACCCTCTGCCGGGCCGTGATCCCCGGAAGCTACACCCTGCCGCCCGTGCGCGCCGAGGCCATGTACTTCCCCGAGATCGCCGCCCAGACGGAGCTTGGCGCGCTGACCGTGGAGGGCGGCCGTTGA
- a CDS encoding glycosyltransferase family 2 protein, translating to MSTQRPTLSVVIPVYNERNTILEIVDRVLEQPEVDEIVLVDDHSTDGTRDILRSLQGREKLQVLFHERNQGKGAALRTAFRAATKDLVLIQDADLEYDPADYPHLLAPIHMGRADAVFGSRFLGGTHRVLYFWHYLANRFLTLLSNVFTGLNLTDMEVCYKVFRREHLQRMTIVCDRFGIEPELTAKIARMKVRIYEVPVSYYGRTYEEGKKIGWKDGVSAIYWIVRFGLIRTR from the coding sequence ATGAGCACCCAGCGTCCCACCCTCTCCGTGGTGATCCCCGTCTACAACGAGCGCAACACCATCCTGGAGATCGTCGATCGTGTGCTGGAACAGCCCGAAGTGGACGAGATCGTCCTGGTGGACGACCACTCCACCGACGGCACCCGCGACATCCTGCGCTCCCTCCAGGGCCGGGAGAAGCTCCAGGTTCTCTTCCACGAACGCAACCAGGGCAAGGGCGCGGCCCTGCGCACCGCCTTCAGGGCCGCCACCAAGGACCTGGTGCTCATCCAGGACGCCGACCTGGAATACGACCCCGCCGACTACCCGCACCTGCTGGCCCCCATCCACATGGGCCGCGCCGACGCCGTGTTCGGCTCGCGCTTCCTGGGCGGCACGCACCGGGTGCTCTACTTCTGGCACTACCTGGCCAACCGCTTCCTCACCCTGCTCTCCAACGTGTTCACCGGGCTCAACCTCACGGACATGGAGGTGTGCTACAAGGTGTTCCGCCGCGAACACCTCCAGCGCATGACCATCGTCTGCGACCGGTTCGGCATCGAGCCCGAGCTCACGGCCAAGATCGCCCGCATGAAGGTGCGCATCTACGAAGTGCCGGTCTCCTACTACGGGCGCACCTACGAGGAAGGCAAAAAAATCGGCTGGAAGGACGGCGTCTCCGCCATCTACTGGATCGTCCGCTTCGGCCTGATCCGCACCCGCTGA
- the queA gene encoding tRNA preQ1(34) S-adenosylmethionine ribosyltransferase-isomerase QueA, giving the protein MNRTGLETFDFHLPEELIAQAPAGRRDASRLMVLERAAGATSLARFADLPDLLPPGALLVANNTRVLPARLLASKPTGGAVEMLLLTPLPLLEIHDAQDGWREAQALALLRASKKPRPGQELAFDPDLTVRVLERGDFGRCRVTLRFRGDLRALFERIGHIPLPPYIRRPDSEADRERYQTLHSRSDKQGSAAAPTAGLHFTPEVRAALEARGFGWAEATLHVGYGTFSPVRAEDIRDHRMHAEWAEIPEETARAVLLAKQQGRPVVAVGTTSARALEGAFRACGEIRPFAGETDIFIRPGYRFAVLDGLLTNFHLPRSSLVIMVCALAGTDAVLSAYARAVRERFRFFSYGDAMLIR; this is encoded by the coding sequence TTGAACCGCACCGGCCTCGAAACCTTCGATTTCCACCTCCCCGAGGAGCTCATCGCCCAGGCCCCGGCCGGGCGGCGGGACGCCTCGCGGCTGATGGTGCTGGAGCGCGCCGCGGGCGCGACCTCCCTGGCCCGCTTCGCCGACCTGCCGGACCTCCTCCCCCCGGGCGCGCTCCTGGTGGCCAACAACACCCGCGTGCTGCCCGCGCGCCTTCTGGCCTCCAAGCCCACGGGCGGGGCCGTGGAGATGCTCTTGCTCACGCCCCTGCCGCTGCTGGAAATCCATGACGCGCAAGACGGCTGGCGCGAGGCCCAGGCCCTGGCCCTGCTGCGCGCCTCCAAGAAGCCCCGGCCCGGCCAGGAGCTGGCCTTCGACCCGGACCTGACCGTGCGCGTGCTGGAGCGCGGCGACTTCGGACGCTGCCGCGTGACCCTGCGCTTCCGGGGCGACCTGCGCGCCCTCTTCGAGCGCATCGGGCACATCCCCCTGCCCCCTTACATCCGTCGCCCCGACTCCGAGGCCGACCGCGAACGCTACCAGACGCTCCACTCGCGTTCGGACAAGCAGGGCTCCGCCGCCGCGCCCACCGCCGGGCTGCACTTCACCCCCGAGGTGCGCGCCGCCCTGGAGGCCAGGGGCTTCGGCTGGGCCGAGGCCACGCTCCACGTGGGCTACGGAACCTTCAGCCCCGTGCGCGCCGAAGACATTCGCGACCACCGCATGCACGCCGAATGGGCCGAAATCCCCGAAGAGACCGCACGCGCCGTTCTTCTGGCAAAGCAACAGGGACGCCCCGTCGTCGCCGTGGGCACCACCTCCGCCCGCGCCCTGGAAGGGGCCTTCCGGGCCTGCGGCGAAATCCGGCCCTTCGCGGGCGAAACCGACATCTTCATCCGGCCCGGATACCGCTTCGCCGTCCTGGACGGGCTGCTGACCAATTTTCATTTGCCGCGCTCAAGCCTTGTGATTATGGTTTGCGCCCTGGCAGGCACGGACGCCGTCCTTTCCGCCTACGCCCGCGCCGTGCGCGAGCGCTTCCGCTTCTTCTCGTACGGCGACGCCATGCTCATCCGCTAG
- a CDS encoding 4Fe-4S dicluster domain-containing protein, translated as MSRIVIDEVRCKGCLLCTAVCPEEIIRVSSRINPQGYKVVEADPERLPSCTGCTACAQTCPDIAITVYRTKKPGKEAAR; from the coding sequence ATGTCGAGAATCGTCATCGACGAGGTGCGCTGCAAGGGCTGCCTGCTGTGCACCGCCGTCTGCCCAGAGGAGATCATCCGGGTGTCCAGCCGGATCAATCCCCAGGGCTACAAGGTCGTGGAGGCCGACCCCGAGCGCCTCCCCTCCTGCACCGGCTGCACCGCCTGCGCCCAGACCTGCCCGGACATCGCCATCACGGTCTACCGCACCAAGAAGCCCGGAAAGGAGGCCGCCCGGTGA
- a CDS encoding 3-methyl-2-oxobutanoate dehydrogenase subunit VorB — MKSERIFVKGNEAVAMGAIDAGLKAYFGYPITPQNEIPEYMCEHLPEAGGAFVQAESEVASINMVLGAAAMGVRAMTTSSSPGISLMQEGISYLAGSELPCVIVNMMRGGPGLGDINTAQADYYQSTRGGGHGDYRTPCLAPASCQEAYELTREAFDWAFEHRTPVLIVGDAILGQMKEPLTRRAPRPADPAEGQDWRLSGAQGRPARIIRSLRLAEGTLARHNLGLQAKYDALQGLARADCFLTEDADLVVVAFGSIGRIAKSAVRKLRARGLKVGLVRPVTLYPFPSAVLRDLAQAGKRFLTIEHNMGQMVDDVRLAVRGIADSDFFGALPGNLPTPDEFEEAIAKACAGGRS, encoded by the coding sequence GTGAAGAGCGAACGCATCTTCGTGAAAGGCAACGAGGCCGTGGCCATGGGCGCCATCGACGCCGGGCTCAAGGCCTATTTCGGCTACCCCATCACGCCCCAGAACGAGATCCCCGAATACATGTGCGAACACCTGCCCGAGGCGGGCGGGGCCTTCGTGCAGGCCGAGAGCGAAGTGGCCTCCATCAACATGGTGCTGGGCGCGGCCGCCATGGGCGTGCGCGCCATGACCACCTCCTCCAGCCCCGGCATCTCGCTCATGCAGGAGGGCATCTCCTACCTGGCCGGCAGCGAGCTGCCCTGCGTCATCGTGAACATGATGCGCGGCGGCCCCGGACTGGGAGACATCAACACCGCCCAGGCCGACTACTACCAGTCCACCCGGGGCGGCGGGCACGGCGACTACCGCACCCCCTGCCTGGCCCCGGCCTCCTGCCAGGAGGCCTACGAGCTCACCCGCGAGGCCTTCGACTGGGCCTTCGAGCACCGCACCCCCGTGCTCATCGTGGGCGACGCCATCCTGGGGCAGATGAAGGAACCCCTCACCCGCCGCGCCCCCCGGCCCGCCGACCCCGCCGAAGGGCAGGACTGGCGGCTCTCCGGCGCGCAGGGCCGCCCCGCGCGCATCATCCGCTCCCTGCGCCTGGCCGAGGGCACCCTGGCCCGGCACAACCTGGGCCTCCAGGCAAAGTACGACGCCCTCCAGGGCCTGGCCCGCGCCGACTGCTTCCTCACCGAAGACGCCGACCTCGTGGTGGTGGCCTTCGGCTCCATCGGGCGCATCGCCAAGTCCGCCGTGCGCAAGCTGCGCGCCAGGGGCCTCAAGGTGGGCCTTGTGCGCCCCGTCACCCTCTACCCCTTCCCCTCCGCCGTGCTGCGCGACCTCGCCCAGGCCGGCAAACGCTTCCTGACCATCGAACACAACATGGGCCAGATGGTCGACGACGTGCGCCTGGCCGTCCGGGGCATCGCCGACTCCGACTTCTTCGGCGCGCTCCCGGGCAACCTGCCCACCCCCGACGAATTCGAAGAAGCCATCGCCAAGGCCTGCGCCGGAGGACGCTCATGA
- a CDS encoding thiamine pyrophosphate-dependent enzyme, whose protein sequence is MSENIVFQRPSVMADVATHYCPGCQHGVVQRLVAEYIDSRQLAEKTVMVTSIGCSVLLYNYLLMDAVEAPHGRAPAVATGVKRVAPDKVVFAYQGDGDLASIGMAEIMHAANRGERITIIFVNNTCYGMTGGQMAPTTLIGQKTTTCPSGRCASSAGLPLRMAEIMAGLPGVAYASRVAVNTTKHIAQAKKAVRMAFDAPLNDQGMGFVEILATCPTNWKMTPLAANQRIADEMIPYFPLGTFKDAKNAGAC, encoded by the coding sequence ATGAGCGAAAACATCGTGTTCCAGCGCCCGTCCGTCATGGCGGACGTGGCCACCCACTACTGCCCCGGTTGCCAGCACGGCGTGGTCCAGCGCCTGGTGGCCGAATACATCGACTCCCGCCAGCTGGCCGAAAAGACCGTCATGGTCACCTCCATCGGCTGCTCGGTGCTGCTCTACAACTACCTGCTCATGGACGCCGTGGAGGCACCCCACGGGCGCGCCCCGGCGGTGGCCACGGGCGTGAAGCGCGTGGCCCCGGACAAGGTGGTCTTCGCCTACCAGGGCGACGGCGACCTGGCCTCCATCGGCATGGCCGAGATCATGCACGCCGCCAACCGCGGCGAACGCATCACCATCATCTTCGTCAACAACACCTGCTACGGCATGACCGGCGGACAGATGGCCCCCACCACCCTCATCGGCCAGAAGACCACCACCTGCCCCTCGGGCCGCTGCGCCTCCTCGGCGGGGCTGCCCCTGCGCATGGCCGAGATCATGGCCGGGCTGCCCGGCGTGGCCTACGCCTCCCGCGTGGCCGTGAACACCACCAAGCACATCGCCCAGGCCAAAAAGGCCGTGCGCATGGCCTTCGACGCGCCCCTCAACGACCAGGGCATGGGCTTCGTGGAAATCCTCGCCACCTGCCCCACCAACTGGAAGATGACGCCCCTGGCCGCCAACCAGCGCATCGCCGACGAAATGATCCCCTACTTCCCCCTGGGCACCTTCAAGGACGCCAAAAACGCGGGAGCCTGCTAA
- a CDS encoding 2-oxoacid:acceptor oxidoreductase family protein, whose amino-acid sequence MYADVIIAGFGGQGVVLAGTLLAQAAMEHGLHVTFMPVYGPEMRGGTANCTVVLSDEDIGSPIIQSPVGLIALNRPSLEKFQPRVTDQGVVILNSSLMEASLADAARLKTYAVPCNEIAEKVANARMVNMVALGAFVKATGCLPLEAVQHALDHVIPKHYSHLVPKNALALQAGYDAAGA is encoded by the coding sequence ATGTACGCCGACGTGATCATCGCCGGGTTCGGAGGCCAGGGCGTCGTCCTGGCCGGAACCCTGCTGGCCCAGGCCGCCATGGAACACGGCCTCCACGTGACCTTCATGCCCGTCTACGGACCCGAAATGCGCGGCGGCACCGCCAACTGCACCGTGGTGCTCTCCGACGAGGACATCGGCTCGCCCATCATCCAGAGCCCCGTGGGACTCATCGCCCTCAACAGGCCCTCGCTGGAGAAATTCCAGCCCCGCGTGACCGACCAGGGCGTGGTGATCCTCAACTCGTCGCTCATGGAAGCCTCCCTGGCCGACGCCGCGCGCCTGAAAACCTACGCCGTGCCCTGCAACGAGATCGCCGAAAAGGTGGCCAACGCGCGCATGGTGAACATGGTCGCCCTGGGCGCTTTCGTGAAGGCCACCGGCTGCCTGCCCCTGGAGGCCGTCCAGCACGCCCTGGACCACGTGATCCCCAAACACTACAGCCACCTCGTCCCCAAGAACGCCCTGGCCCTCCAGGCCGGTTACGACGCCGCCGGGGCCTGA